The Impatiens glandulifera chromosome 3, dImpGla2.1, whole genome shotgun sequence genome contains a region encoding:
- the LOC124930434 gene encoding pentatricopeptide repeat-containing protein At3g47530-like — translation MWLSIWLLNIYSSLGIHDEVEETKAMMGEKGIGVSSDCSTIEVNRKVYEFFAEDISHYRKTEVYRMVEEVGQQLRIAGYDGDGLDLHSEKLVIAFGLLSTNPGSTIRVAKNLDVCSDFHSYVKLLSSVYNREIIIRERTKSHSFWLVRCSCNA, via the exons ATGTGGTTGAGCATTTGGTTACTGAATATATATTCTTCGTTGGGAATCCACGATGAGGTTGAGGAAACGAAGGCCATGATGGGTGAGAAAGGAATCGGG GTATCATCCGATTGCAGCACAATCGAAGTGAATCGGAAGGTGTATGAGTTTTTTGCAGAGGATATCTCGCATTATCGAAAGACTGAAGTTTACAGAATGGTGGAAGAGGTTGGACAACAACTGAGGATTGCGGGTTATGATGGAGATGGATTGGATTTGCATAGTGAAAAGTTGGTGATTGCTTTTGGGCTTTTGTCGACTAATCCTGGATCGACAATAAGAGTTGCGAAGAATCTGGATGTTTGTTCTGATTTCCATAGTTATGTTAAGTTGCTTTCTAGTGTTTATAATCGAGAAATTATTATTAGGGAAAGAACCAAATCGCATAGTTTCTGGCTTGTGCGGTGCTCGTGTAATGCCTAG
- the LOC124930318 gene encoding GDSL esterase/lipase At4g10955-like isoform X2: MASDREIFDLAGPLYLANNVNWSNGDHRRSVAACLVQGVYILERDRQENRHGLESFAPPWWEFFGFKLHNLLIDNSDNCIFGAIYEHNPQPDPNNRSITFAQTPRYVIAFRGTLTKGDAFVRDLQLDIDIVRNGLHRSSRFETAIQAVRNTVANFGKQNVWLTGHSLEAFLFNPPFFSAPIELIKDKKVKQGIRIASSFLAAGFAVALKNRRDKRLEGDSFAAFSDWVPSLFVHPRDHICSEYIGYFEHRKKMEEIGAGAIERLATQNSLGGLFMSAIGKQSSEEDPLHLIPSANLTVNLAQANDIKQAHGIHQWWQSDLQSHSEVHLYS; the protein is encoded by the exons ATGGCATCAGACAGGGAAATCTTTGATTTAGCTGGACCACTCTATCTAGCTAATAATGTTAACTG GAGCAACGGGGATCATCGAAGATCAGTGGCTGCTTGTTTAGTTCAAGGAGTATACATCCTAGAACGTGACCGTCAAGAGAATCGACATGGCCTCGAATCATTCGCCCCTCCATGGTGGGAATTCTTCGGCTTCAAATTACACAATCTCCTCATCGACAATTCCGATAACTGCATTTTTGGCGCTATCTACGAACACAATCCCCAACCCGATCCCAACAACCGTTCAATAACATTTGCCCAAACCCCGCGATACGTAATTGCATTCCGAGGAACCCTAACAAAAGGAGACGCGTTCGTACGCGACCTCCAGCTCGACATAGACATCGTCAGGAACGGTCTTCACCGATCCTCTCGATTCGAGACCGCGATTCAAGCTGTTCGCAACACCGTGGCTAATTTCGGAAAACAAAACGTTTGGCTAACGGGTCATTCG TTGGAGGCTTTTCTGTTTAACCCGCCATTCTTTTCGGCTCCTATCGAGTTAATCAAGGATAAGAAAGTTAAGCAAGGGATTCGAATTGCGAGCAGTTTCTTAGCTGCAGGATTCGCTGTCGCGTTGAAGAATCGACGGGATAAGCGTTTGGAAGGGGACTCGTTTGCGGCGTTTTCTGATTGGGTACCGTCGTTGTTTGTTCATCCTAGGGATCATATTTGTTCGGAATATATTGGGTATTTCGAGCATAGGAAGAAAATGGAGGAGATTGGAGCCGGAGCGATTGAGCGTTTGGCTACACAGAATTCATTGGGAGGCCTGTTTATGAGCGCGATTGGGAAACAATCGTCGGAAGAAGATCCTTTGCATTTGATTCCTTCGGCTAATTTGACGGTTAATCTTGCACAGGCTAATGATATCAAACAGGCACATGGAATTCATCAATGGTGGCAATCTGATCTGCAATCGCATTCTGAAGTTCATCTCTACAGTTAG
- the LOC124930318 gene encoding GDSL esterase/lipase At4g10955-like isoform X1 → MASDREIFDLAGPLYLANNVNWSNGDHRRSVAACLVQGVYILERDRQENRHGLESFAPPWWEFFGFKLHNLLIDNSDNCIFGAIYEHNPQPDPNNRSITFAQTPRYVIAFRGTLTKGDAFVRDLQLDIDIVRNGLHRSSRFETAIQAVRNTVANFGKQNVWLTGHSLGAAMALLAGKTMAKTNNSLEAFLFNPPFFSAPIELIKDKKVKQGIRIASSFLAAGFAVALKNRRDKRLEGDSFAAFSDWVPSLFVHPRDHICSEYIGYFEHRKKMEEIGAGAIERLATQNSLGGLFMSAIGKQSSEEDPLHLIPSANLTVNLAQANDIKQAHGIHQWWQSDLQSHSEVHLYS, encoded by the exons ATGGCATCAGACAGGGAAATCTTTGATTTAGCTGGACCACTCTATCTAGCTAATAATGTTAACTG GAGCAACGGGGATCATCGAAGATCAGTGGCTGCTTGTTTAGTTCAAGGAGTATACATCCTAGAACGTGACCGTCAAGAGAATCGACATGGCCTCGAATCATTCGCCCCTCCATGGTGGGAATTCTTCGGCTTCAAATTACACAATCTCCTCATCGACAATTCCGATAACTGCATTTTTGGCGCTATCTACGAACACAATCCCCAACCCGATCCCAACAACCGTTCAATAACATTTGCCCAAACCCCGCGATACGTAATTGCATTCCGAGGAACCCTAACAAAAGGAGACGCGTTCGTACGCGACCTCCAGCTCGACATAGACATCGTCAGGAACGGTCTTCACCGATCCTCTCGATTCGAGACCGCGATTCAAGCTGTTCGCAACACCGTGGCTAATTTCGGAAAACAAAACGTTTGGCTAACGGGTCATTCGTTGGGAGCTGCGATGGCATTGCTAGCTGGTAAAACTATGGCGAAAACGAATAATTCTTTGGAGGCTTTTCTGTTTAACCCGCCATTCTTTTCGGCTCCTATCGAGTTAATCAAGGATAAGAAAGTTAAGCAAGGGATTCGAATTGCGAGCAGTTTCTTAGCTGCAGGATTCGCTGTCGCGTTGAAGAATCGACGGGATAAGCGTTTGGAAGGGGACTCGTTTGCGGCGTTTTCTGATTGGGTACCGTCGTTGTTTGTTCATCCTAGGGATCATATTTGTTCGGAATATATTGGGTATTTCGAGCATAGGAAGAAAATGGAGGAGATTGGAGCCGGAGCGATTGAGCGTTTGGCTACACAGAATTCATTGGGAGGCCTGTTTATGAGCGCGATTGGGAAACAATCGTCGGAAGAAGATCCTTTGCATTTGATTCCTTCGGCTAATTTGACGGTTAATCTTGCACAGGCTAATGATATCAAACAGGCACATGGAATTCATCAATGGTGGCAATCTGATCTGCAATCGCATTCTGAAGTTCATCTCTACAGTTAG
- the LOC124929510 gene encoding O-fucosyltransferase 30 — MEILRSNRTSKWKKKGSQIPTSTPILPIFILSIVVSLTFFFSYRHISIGYRPSHSQCGSLPKTLSDERFLLYAPHSGFSNQLSEFKNAMLMASILNRTLIVPPILDHHAVALGSCPKFRVLNPNELRLSVWNHSIELLRSRRYISMGDIVDLRSLVSSSIVKMIDFRRFASTWCGVDLTSFCSEDSTLESKQFDAFRQCRSLLSGYSGNIENCLYAVDEDCRTTVWIYQKGEEDGSLDSFQPDEQLKKKKRIPYVRRRQDVYKALGPGSKAEPASVLAFGTLFSSVYKGSESYIDIHESPRDEKLQALIEKIKFLPFVPEITSAGKEFASTIIGSPFLCAQLRLLDGQFKNHWKSTFLGLKQKIEVLSHDNTPRPIHIFIMTDLPQANWTGTYLEELARNSDSFKLHVLKEEDELITKTAKKLADAGHGMKIGFSTPQRLDEMNNCSPASLSDILLYIEETVCSCASLGFTATAGSTIAESIDLMREHQPCSG; from the exons ATGGAGATTCTGCGGTCTAACAGAACCAGCAAATGGAAGAAGAAAGGCTCTCAAATTCCAACATCAACCCCCATCCTCCCTATATTCATCCTCTCCATTGTTGTCTCTCtcacatttttcttttcatacaGACATATTTCAATCGGCTATCGACCGTCCCACTCCCAATGCGGCTCCCTGCCAAAAACCCTGTCTGATGAGCGATTTCTCTTGTACGCGCCTCACAGTGGATTCAGCAATCAGCTTTCGGAATTCAAGAACGCGATGTTGATGGCCTCGATACTGAATCGAACTCTAATTGTACCTCCTATTCTAGATCACCACGCTGTTGCTCTCGGCAGTTGCCCCAAATTTAGGGTTTTGAATCCCAACGAACTCCGTCTTTCTGTTTGGAATCACTCGATTGAGCTTCTCCGAAGTCGCAG GTATATATCCATGGGTGATATAGTTGATCTGCGATCCCTCGTTTCTTCTTCAATTGTTAAAATGATAGATTTTCGACGGTTTGCATCCACCTGGTGTGGCGTGGACTTAACCTCGTTCTGCTCTGAAGATTCAACATTAGAATCAAAACAATTTGATGCCTTTAGACAGTGCAGAAGTCTACTGTCTGGATACTCAGGTAATATTGAGAATTGTTTATATGCTGTTGATGAAGACTGCAGAACAACAGTTTGGATTTATCAGAAAGGTGAAGAAGATGGGTCTCTTGATTCATTTCAACCAGATGAacaactaaagaagaagaagagaattccATATGTTAGAAGGCGTCAAGACGTCTATAAAGCACTTGGACCTGGTTCCAAAGCTGAACCAGCCTCTGTTCTGGCATTCGGTACTCTTTTCTCATCAGTTTATAAAGGCTCCGAGTCATACATCGATATCCACGAGTCTCCAAGAGATGAAAAATTGCAGGCGTTAATTGAAAAGATTAAGTTTCTCCCTTTTGTCCCTGAAATCACCTCTGCAGGGAAAGAGTTTGCTTCTACGATTATCGGATCACCTTTTCTATGTGCACAGCTTAGGTTGTTAGATGGACAGTTCAAGAACCACTGGAAATCTACTTTTCTtggtttaaaacaaaaaatcgAAGTATTAAGTCATGACAATACTCCTCGGCCAATCCATATCTTTATAATGACTGATCTTCCACAAGCTAATTGGACAGGAACATACTTAGAAGAGCTAGCTAGGAATTCCGATTCCTTTAAGCTGCATGTTCTAAAGGAAGAAGATGAATTAATCACGAAAACTGCTAAAAAGCTTGCAGATGCTGGGCATGGAATGAAAATTGGTTTTTCAACTCCACAAAGGTTAGATGAGATGAATAACTGCTCTCCTGCATCTCTTTCCGATATACTTTTGTACATTGAAGAAACTGTATGTAGCTGTGCTTCACTTGGTTTTACTGCTACTGCTGGATCAACAATTGCAGAAAGTATAGATCTTATGAGAGAGCATCAGCCATGTAGTGGTTAA